One Methanolobus sp. WCC4 DNA segment encodes these proteins:
- a CDS encoding citrate/2-methylcitrate synthase, whose protein sequence is MEEMKKGLEGVVALDTKISFIDGIQGILMYRGIRIEDLVDLPYDAVSYLLINGKLPDEAELNEYSLKLKENRHINCKLVDFLKDLSLGSEELDGLRTAISCTAHFDEENNHHTVDANQNKTARLVAKFPTIVAALHRGSHGLDVISPDNDLSHGANFLYMLTGRMPTELEAEAMEKDLILSAEHELNPSTFSLRIAASTLSDMYSAVICGLCTLKGPLHGGARKGVMDMMDEIGNIENAKDYVLGKLERKEKVMGFGHRVYKTYDPRAKIYKDVARRLAIENGDTSWFDMAEEIEHILYHEFVEMRGKPIYPNVDFYSAVVYKYLDVPAELATSIFAMGRVSGWIAHCMEQYSDNRVIRPRAHTI, encoded by the coding sequence ATGGAAGAGATGAAAAAAGGCCTGGAAGGCGTAGTAGCTCTGGATACCAAAATATCCTTTATCGATGGTATCCAGGGAATCCTGATGTACAGAGGGATCAGGATAGAGGATCTTGTAGACCTGCCGTATGATGCAGTTTCCTACCTGCTTATCAACGGAAAGCTCCCTGATGAAGCCGAATTGAACGAATACTCCCTGAAGCTTAAAGAAAATCGTCATATCAATTGCAAGTTGGTAGATTTCCTTAAGGATCTGAGCCTGGGTAGCGAAGAACTTGATGGTCTGAGGACCGCAATTTCCTGCACCGCCCATTTTGATGAAGAGAACAATCATCATACAGTAGATGCTAATCAGAACAAGACTGCAAGACTTGTGGCTAAGTTCCCCACGATCGTTGCAGCCCTTCACCGTGGAAGTCATGGCCTGGATGTTATAAGTCCTGACAATGACCTGTCCCACGGAGCAAATTTCCTTTACATGCTCACAGGCAGGATGCCAACCGAGCTTGAAGCAGAGGCAATGGAAAAAGATCTCATTTTAAGTGCAGAACATGAACTTAACCCATCCACATTCTCATTAAGAATTGCTGCATCCACACTTTCAGACATGTACTCCGCTGTGATCTGCGGACTCTGCACCCTCAAGGGACCGTTACATGGCGGTGCCAGGAAAGGTGTCATGGACATGATGGACGAGATCGGCAATATTGAGAATGCAAAGGACTACGTTCTCGGGAAACTCGAACGAAAGGAGAAGGTCATGGGATTCGGCCATCGTGTATACAAGACATATGACCCAAGAGCAAAGATCTACAAGGACGTTGCCAGAAGACTTGCAATTGAGAACGGTGATACATCATGGTTCGATATGGCTGAAGAGATAGAACATATCCTTTACCACGAATTCGTAGAGATGAGAGGAAAGCCGATCTATCCTAACGTGGATTTCTATTCTGCAGTGGTGTACAAGTATCTGGATGTACCTGCCGAGCTTGCAACCTCGATATTCGCAATGGGCAGGGTATCAGGATGGATAGCTCACTGCATGGAACAATATTCTGATAACAGAGTTATCAGACCAAGGGCACATACCATTTGA
- the acnA gene encoding aconitate hydratase AcnA, with protein sequence MTNDDLKDSFGSKQTITIGDKKVNLYRLKKLEELGITNISRLPYSIRVLLEAVLRNVDGKVITEEDVKNLASWSPNGVLAVDIPFNPSRVLMQDFTGVPAVVDIAAIRSATQRLGGDPSTINPVIPADLVIDHSIQVDYYGTSYARNCNEKYEFHRNKERYELLHWAQNAFDNMRVVPPASGIIHQVNLEYLASVVHLKEKDGELVAYPDTLVGTDSHTTMINGLGVLGWGVGGIEAEAVMLGQPYYMPIPEVVGFKLTGELKEGVSSTDLVLTVVEMLRQHGVVGKFVEFYGPGYKALELTERAVLANMAPEYGATMGFCPVDEVTLAYMTMTGRSEEQVELVRQYCKEQGLFLEEGAEDPEFTSTLELDISTVTPSLAGPKRPQDRIPVQDMSRAFHQTMKDVFAAKSGKAPNGDDEDYSRWLEDGGYSVSEITHPHHTGITKIKCADDVVAVTHGSVVIASITSCTNTSSPALMIGAGLLAKKAVEKGLKVKPFVKTSLAPGSRVVTDYLEEADLMPYLDALGFHLVGYGCLTCIGNSGPLNEAVSNKIEDKDLTVAAVLSGNRNFEGRINSQIKANYLASPMLVVAYALAGTVDIDLMNEPIACDPNGQPVYLKDIWPGKEELDETIRKAVTPEMFKEQYSNVYQGTDLWRELEAPKGLLYDWDTESTYIQEPPFFKDFPLEVDGLADIKGARALVMVADSITTDHISPAGSIPSSYPAGQYLISKGVDEKNFNSYGSRRGNHEVMMRGTFGNVRLKNKLVGGKEGSWTIHQPENEEMPIYDAAMKYVEEGTPLVVVAGKEYGTGSSRDWAAKGTQLLGIKAVIAESFERIHRSNLVGMGVLPLQFKEGECAECLGLTGKETFDITGIDELKPFGEVTVTAKTEESTEKTFTVDVRLNSDVEVEYYMNGGILHKFLRDKVRGE encoded by the coding sequence ATGACAAATGACGATCTCAAGGATTCATTTGGATCCAAACAGACCATCACTATCGGTGACAAGAAGGTAAACCTCTATCGCTTGAAAAAGCTCGAAGAGCTGGGAATCACCAACATTTCCAGATTACCTTACTCCATCAGGGTCTTACTTGAAGCTGTGTTGAGGAACGTGGACGGAAAGGTGATCACAGAGGAAGATGTGAAGAACCTGGCAAGCTGGAGTCCTAACGGGGTTCTTGCAGTCGACATACCATTCAATCCTTCAAGGGTACTTATGCAGGACTTCACCGGAGTGCCTGCTGTTGTAGATATTGCTGCTATAAGGTCAGCAACCCAGAGACTTGGTGGCGACCCATCGACCATCAACCCTGTGATCCCTGCAGACCTCGTTATCGATCACTCCATACAGGTGGATTATTACGGCACATCATATGCACGTAACTGCAACGAGAAATATGAGTTCCACCGCAACAAGGAAAGATACGAGCTTCTCCACTGGGCACAGAATGCTTTCGATAACATGAGAGTAGTACCACCTGCAAGCGGTATCATCCATCAGGTCAACCTCGAGTACCTCGCATCCGTGGTCCATCTCAAAGAGAAGGATGGCGAACTTGTCGCTTACCCTGACACACTCGTTGGTACCGACTCACACACCACAATGATCAACGGACTTGGTGTCCTTGGCTGGGGTGTCGGTGGTATCGAGGCTGAAGCCGTAATGCTCGGTCAGCCATACTACATGCCGATCCCTGAAGTTGTGGGATTCAAGCTCACAGGAGAGCTCAAGGAAGGCGTATCATCCACTGATCTCGTACTTACTGTCGTAGAGATGCTCAGGCAGCACGGTGTTGTAGGTAAGTTCGTGGAATTCTACGGACCTGGATACAAGGCACTTGAACTCACAGAAAGGGCAGTACTTGCTAACATGGCACCAGAATACGGTGCTACAATGGGATTCTGTCCTGTCGATGAGGTCACACTTGCGTACATGACCATGACAGGAAGAAGCGAAGAACAGGTCGAACTTGTCAGACAGTACTGTAAGGAACAGGGACTCTTCCTTGAAGAAGGAGCAGAGGACCCCGAATTCACATCAACACTTGAACTTGACATCAGCACAGTAACACCAAGTCTTGCAGGACCAAAGAGACCTCAGGACCGCATACCTGTTCAGGATATGTCAAGGGCATTCCACCAGACAATGAAGGACGTGTTCGCTGCAAAGAGCGGAAAGGCTCCAAATGGGGATGACGAGGATTACAGCCGCTGGCTCGAAGATGGTGGATACAGCGTATCAGAGATCACACATCCACATCACACAGGCATCACAAAGATCAAATGTGCTGACGATGTCGTTGCAGTAACACATGGTTCTGTTGTTATCGCATCCATCACATCATGTACCAACACATCCAGCCCAGCTCTCATGATCGGTGCAGGACTCCTTGCAAAGAAAGCCGTTGAGAAGGGACTGAAGGTCAAGCCGTTCGTCAAGACAAGTCTGGCACCTGGTTCCCGTGTAGTTACAGATTACCTTGAGGAAGCAGATCTTATGCCATATCTCGATGCACTTGGTTTCCACCTTGTAGGATACGGATGTCTCACATGTATCGGAAACAGTGGTCCACTCAATGAAGCCGTCTCGAACAAGATAGAGGACAAGGACCTGACCGTTGCAGCAGTTCTCAGTGGTAACAGGAACTTCGAAGGAAGGATCAACTCACAGATAAAGGCTAACTACCTTGCATCACCAATGCTCGTCGTGGCATATGCACTTGCAGGTACAGTCGACATAGACCTTATGAACGAGCCGATCGCCTGTGACCCTAACGGACAGCCAGTCTACCTTAAGGACATATGGCCAGGCAAGGAAGAGCTCGATGAGACAATACGCAAGGCTGTAACACCTGAGATGTTCAAGGAACAGTACTCCAATGTCTATCAGGGAACAGACCTCTGGAGAGAACTTGAAGCTCCAAAGGGACTGCTCTATGACTGGGACACGGAATCAACATACATCCAGGAACCACCTTTCTTCAAGGACTTCCCGCTTGAGGTGGACGGTCTGGCAGACATCAAAGGAGCACGCGCTCTTGTGATGGTGGCTGACAGTATAACCACTGACCACATCTCACCAGCAGGATCCATTCCATCAAGCTACCCCGCAGGCCAGTACCTGATATCAAAGGGAGTCGATGAGAAGAACTTCAACTCATACGGATCCAGGCGTGGTAACCATGAGGTCATGATGAGAGGAACATTCGGAAATGTCCGTCTCAAGAACAAGCTCGTTGGAGGCAAGGAAGGTTCATGGACCATACACCAGCCTGAGAACGAGGAAATGCCTATCTACGACGCTGCTATGAAGTACGTAGAAGAAGGTACTCCGCTTGTCGTTGTGGCAGGAAAGGAATACGGTACAGGAAGCTCACGTGACTGGGCTGCAAAGGGTACCCAGCTCCTTGGAATCAAGGCTGTCATTGCAGAATCATTCGAAAGGATACACCGCAGTAACCTTGTAGGTATGGGTGTTCTCCCGCTCCAGTTCAAAGAAGGAGAATGTGCTGAATGCCTCGGACTTACAGGAAAGGAGACTTTCGATATCACAGGAATCGATGAGCTCAAGCCTTTCGGGGAAGTAACAGTAACCGCAAAGACTGAAGAAAGCACAGAAAAGACCTTCACCGTAGATGTTCGCCTGAACTCCGATGTGGAAGTTGAATATTACATGAACGGTGGAATTCTTCACAAGTTCCTGAGAGATAAGGTAAGAGGAGAATGA